ACACATCTCCTTTTTGGTCTTGGTGTTGACAAAAATTCTACTCTATAAATGTGGGTGGTAGAGTCATAGATTGTGAATTAAGAGCATTATTGGAATAAAGAGATTACATGAGATGGGTAATCAAAATTTGTATAATTTGTAGGAGATGAATGAACCCACATCGTATGACAAAATCAActtcttttttttagttttactttgAAATGTAGGTGTCAACAAGGAGTGATATAACAGGTTTCTTCAAATAACCTAACTAATCtgtttaaaataacataattttgcAGGCCAATTCCTACCACAATATTGTGAGGTAACCCATAGTTGACCTACTTTTAATATTTACTAATAATTTCGATATGATGGAAAGGACCTCACCTGCAGCAATAATTATATTCTATTGTTATGAGACAAAAACAAGCAGTTAATACAAAGATTTTCATTTAATTTGGTCATTGTTAACAAGGTTAGGTTTGGGAACACcaatttgttttttaattcaaAGAGATTCCTGGAAGTACGAGAATTTAATTGCGTAGAAACAAAGATTAATTGATGGCAAGGCAAGTGGTAGTAATTGAAGCTCTTCCAAGAAAATGACTGCTAAACAGCTATTGTTAGTGAGTCATTAACCTTTGGCAAACCAAATGCAAGGGCTCTAAGCCAATTTATAAATCAAAACCATTGAAACATTTCTATTTTTCTTCGGCTCACCCCATTAATTGTTTCAAAAGACCatcagaaattaaaaaatataagaagAAATTTGAAATGGGAGGATTTAAATAATCTCTTACAGTAAATGAACTTCGTATAAGGATTGagtaaatagaaaattaaatgtgaagggAAGTTTGTTGTAAGTATGGATTTTCTTTGCCACACTAACAGATATGGGCTTCGTTTGGACTTCGGCTTGGTCTAATATCATGGAAGTGACCTATCGCTCCATTTACAAACTCAACTCAATATAGACCTATTCATAGGTCAAGTTATTCGTCTAAGTCCGAATGTCCGTTTGAAATTTGAGAAAGTTCGAGTATGCCCGAAAAATGGACTTAGGCAAAAAATttaagtccatttaaaatatgggtcaagGTCGGATTTGAACATATAAGGCTTGAGCCTAGCCTAActcatttttaagtttatgatactttatattattttatttttatatattacgtaatttataacacattagaaaataaacttatattaaatactctaatgtaaacattaaaataatattaagatgattatataaaaaatttcaataaataaacaatattaaattaaaataatataaaaaaaaattaaaatgatatggGCGGACATAAAATGGGCTTGGattagtcttttgcaaatatgagCGGGTTaaggtaaaattttagacccatattTTAAGCCGGACCGAATttgaacaaatataaaatatattgataTCATGTTTAGACCTAATTCAAACCCGGCCCAACCCAACTCATGAGCACATTTAACTGAATAACccattcatatttttacattcaaCCTTTTtccaatttattttagtttttcttttctttactgaAGGGATAGGAGTTGTTAAACTTGAGACGGatgttaattaaaaattaaaaaatacatccATTTTCACTTTTAGtcgataatttatttaattttttttataaaacagtttattgtAGTCATATAATCCTTAAACATTCAAGCAATCAGTAACTTCAAACTTCTTCGATCCAAGTTGTGTTCAAATTCATATGCGTCAAGCCACCTCAATTCACTAATATTTCCTTTTTTGGGTAAATATCAAACTTATACCTAATCTTTAGTTCAATAgataatttgatatttgaacttTGATTGGGTTTAATTATAGACACGTGATATTTAAATCGTGgtttatatgtatacataaaattttgattttgattcagttgtgcatatttaaagaaattcatattgaattaatataaCGGTTTGTATATGCAAgatatcaatataaaattatgttaattcaataatgttattaataattttttaaaatcgaatCAACTAACTTTTTTAATGTAAAatcatacaaaatcaaaattcgtATATGATATTACGCATTAAATTAGATATAatatatagttttaatatttactcttttattaCTCTTCTTTTAAGTTGAATCGTTTATTCAATTGTTTTTAACAACTATTAgcatttccatttctttatttttaatgttttaaacaaattttttaaatCTCAAAATGATTTATGATTTTAAACTTTGAACTATCAAAATGGAACTTTTAAACCGCTTGTTCTTTGTGTtgaattttataacaatttttaatctttttttttattttttaaggataaattttattttattttttaaagaagtgcataaaaataataattagttaCTATCTTATTCcctttttttgcaaaaaaaaacaaaaacaaaaacaaaaaaagggttaaattattttattagtcAATTTACTTTGAGAAAATTGTGGATTTCGTCTCtctattttaatttggtcatttttagtccctatactttttaatttttaaaatttcaatactcaccaaacaataattgttaaattgATTAAGTTCAGTTCCATTATTTCCAAACTCTGATGcgaaaaatatattatcatatgttATTCCCACATGTTAATGACTGTTATTTGTGTTaagattgaaaatttaaaattcaaaaggtATAGAAACTTAGAATGATTCAATTGAAGAACATAGATTAAATCTATAATTGTGCGTATagtacaaaattaataattaaatttaaccaaatatatttaacttttactatttgggtaaattaaccaattttaaaaGTACAAAGAGAATTTAACTAAAGAGAAATGAACCGATTCACCACTATTTAAAGTAGCCCCTGATTTTGTTTAGGCCTAGTTTTTCGAAACAGTCGGAACCGAGGACTGGGGACAGTTGTGAAAATATAGAAGCGGGTGGGTTGGGAGAGATGgttgtgaaattgaaatgaaaagacaAAGAGTTCCTTACAGAAAACCCACATCCAATCTTTCAAACTTCCAAGCCAgggttccttttttattttttcaagaaattttaaggtatGGTAGTTGGAAGTTTGTGATTCACAGATACTTGTTTTGTAAGTGAGGTTTGGTTTGAGTTTCGGTAGTTGGTTGAGAAAAAAAGGGTAAATGAGTGATACATAAGAAACCTTTGAACTTCCAACATAAAACCAGTTCTTTAATTAAGAGTCCTCAGATGTGATTGCACCATGGCTGAGGTGCAGAGCTTTGACAATCTTTTGGCTTGTCGGAATTTATTGAAAGCTAGCGTTGACAATTCAACGGCTCTTGCCTTGGCTCTCGACAAAACTGGACCACGAATAGCTGAGTTAGACCAAAAGTTGACATTTCTTGAGATGGCTATTAGGCCTGGCGGTTCCAAGAACTGCACGTTTGCCGCTGTTAGAGACCATATCAGTCTCGCTCTTGGCCCTTCTGCAGCTGTTTTAAAGATCTTGGATTCCATTCGTGAACTTGAAAAGTCGCTGTTATCAGATTCACTCCCACATTCTGATATTTTTTCTTACATTTCAACCATTAAGCAGTTTGAAGATGCTATAAAATTTCTTACAGCCAACTGCAACTTGGCGATCCAATGGTTAGAAGGAGTTATCCAATTCCTGGAAGGTAATTCTGTGGCCGATGATCGGTACATCTCGAAAGTTAAACGATCGGTAGCGATTTTAGAGGAATTACAAGCAACTGGGGAGCAAGCTGGTCGAAATGGCGAGCTTCTTTCTGGTGCATTTGCCAAGCTAGAAATTTCATTCAAGCAGATTTTGACAGAAAGTAATGCTCCACTTGGTTTTACGAATTCTTCATCACCATGGACAGCCGAGCAGGCCTACAATGCTGCATTGCCTCTTCCGGGGCCCATCCTTCGGAAGTTGCAGGCGATTGTGGAGAAACTAAATACCGGTAACAGGACAAACAGCTGCATATCGGTTTTCATTGAAGTTCGTAGTCTGAATGCTAAAAATAGCTTACGAGCTCTTGATTTGGATTACCTTGAGAATGCGGTCGAAGAATATGACGATGTCCAGGACATGGAGGGTTGCATACATGAGTGGAGCAAGCATATGGAGTTCATTGTGAAATGTGTACTTGAGAGTGAGCATATGCTCTGCAAGGAAGTCTTTGGAAGCCTAGCATCAGGTGCATGGACTGGCTGCTTCGCGAAGATTGCGGTCGAATCGGGAATTCTTTTGTTCCTCAGGTTCGGGATGAGCATTGCTGAGAGTAAGAAGAGTCCTACCAAACTGTTGCATTTGTTGAACATCTTCTCAGTTCTTGAAACTTTAAGAATGGATTTCAACAAGCTTTTTGGAGGGGAATCTTGCAATGAAATCAAAACCATGACAAGGGATCTCGTCACCAAAGTCGTTAATGGAGCCAGTGAGATTTTCTGGGAACTTCCTTTACAAGTGGAGCTCGAAAGACGAAGTTCTCCACCGAGTGATGGAGGTGTCCCGAGGCTCGTAAGCTTCGTGACCGATTACTGTAACCGGCTGCTTGACGACAATTACAGACCGATTTTGACCCAAGTTTTGAGAATCCATCAAGGttggaaatatgaaaaatacGAGGAGGGACTTGTTACCAACCAGATATACAGCATAGTGAGAGAAATCGCAGTCAATTTGGATGCATGGTCGAAAGCCTATGAGCGAAAGGCATTGTCCTACATATTCATGATGAACAATCATTGTCATTTCACTAGCCTAAAAGGCACAAAGTTAGGGAATCTAATGGGAGATTCTTGGTTAAATGCTCATGGGAATTACAAGGAATATTATTCAGCTCTCTACTTGAGAGAGACCTGGGGGAAAATCCTGGCCTCTCTAACCCTAGATAATCCGGATTCTTCACCGAAAATGAGGCTAATGGCATTCAATGAAGCCTTTGATGACTTGTACAAGAAGCAGTTAAATTGGGTGGTTATAGATGAAAGCTTGACAAACAAGATGCACAAGCTTGTGGTTCAGGCCTTGGTGCCTGCTTATACAAGTTACTTGCAGAAATATAGGGTTGTGGTGGAACACAGAAGTGATGTATTTTACACGGTGCAAAGCTTAGAAACCATGCTTAACACCCTGTTTAAGGCAAAGCAAGTGAAATACACAAGCAGCACGATTGGATCACACTTGACTGGTGAACAAAGAAATGCTGTAATCGACCAATTACGCTTGACACTTACTGCTATGTAACTTTATGTACTTGTGAATGTATAGATCAAATGGCCATTAAAGTGTTTACCTTTTATACCACagtaaaaacaaaaagaaaaaaaggagaaaaaactTAAGCCCTTTTATGATATCCCTTGCCTTTTTCCTGTATTAGGGTTTCTGGAATGAACATTTTAGAGTAGCAAATGCAGGTTTGACTCAATGGTATAAAAGATTACGTATTTATCTTGAGCGGGAATGGTGTTTATTAATAGCTTAAATCTCATGTGATTTATTGATAGAATGTTGAACTCTTATTTTTAGTGATCAGAAATAAAATCCTGAGAACTAGGAATTGTAGTTTGTCAATcactagtatttttttttttgttaaatggtTAAAAGCAAGAAATGCAAGTTGCTGGGAGGATGGGTTTTTGAAGCTTTTGCTTTGGGCATAAAAGGAGAGGTTTGATTTATTGCTTGAAATGATTATGTATTGATTGCTGTTAGATGAGCGGAGAGAATGGAATGGGATCAACAAACCAAATAACGACATGACAATAAACAATATATAGGTGATTTCCTCAAGTGGCACCCGCAATACCGagaaaaagtgataaaaaaaagtaaaattgggAGGTGAGAAATGAGATGTAGTGGCCAGCCTTAGTTTGGGTTCAATCATCTTCTTCCATTCCAACTTGTGAAACCCAACATCCACCACACTAACTACTAATGCCATAATTTGACATTTAAAATGCCTCTCCCAAAATCTTTTCCTTGACAACATTGCCAAAACTGTACCTTATTTCTCTTCctatcatatttatattatattctcTTTATCATAGTAccaatttttagataattatataACGTTTTACACTTTAAcaatcccttttttttaatataaaattttatacttctatgtattcatattatttttttaagttcaaatatgttataaattttgccaaatttttagagtaataaatatattttacgaGAAAGAGGACTGCATACTTTAATAATTTTGTGAAGATCAAATTCCAAACGTATGAAGAAGAATACTGACTCgaagcatattttaaccattttatttttttaaaagttgggATGTTTAGTTATGAAGAGTGGAGAACTGCAGCACCAACCATAACTACCCAATCAGTAACCCACCAATTGACCAAAGCCCTCCTCAAATCTTGAAGAAATACAAGACTTCATATTATATAAACTGCAAAACAAGTGCCACCTTCCGAGTAAAAGTGAAGATAATAAAATTAGCATTACTTATGTAGCATAACATAATTTGTTATTCCATTTCTTGGAGTCATGAACAATCACTTACCAATTCATGACACTTCTGTTGACCTCCTAATTCCACTAAAAGAAAGTGTATTTTTTTTCCAGTTCCCAAAATTGGAGGATCACCAACTAAATCAGATTCACAAGCAATGACTTAAACAAACTTATCGCCCTCCGCTGTAAACAATTTTCTTTAATTGTTTCACCTTCTCAAAGTCAGGGGCATGGAAATTTTTCTCCACCTCCCATGCAAGTTGTGACATACCATTGAATGAGGATTTAGCACCCTTCTCATCGGTTACTTCCCGGGGAAAAGGAATTCGAACATCAAATACACCCTTCTGAGGAGAGTAGATTCGCAAGTCGAAGCCAAGACAATCAACCCAAATCATCTTTGCTTCTGATACCTGCCATGCAATATGCAACCCCATAAGAGTATTACACAAACTTAAGTCTGAGCATGCATTTTAGGTGAAAGGCAAGCATGCAACTTCAACTCTTGATTATAATCATggacatttgaaaattttatcacaCGAAATGATTCAATGTCATTGGTGCTCGTTTTATGTTCCAGATACCAGTGAAATAGCATCTTTCCATCATGCAAAGCATGTTATCACAAGCAAAAGAACTTTTAATCATTCAGAATAACACAATGAATATGTGAAGGACACTAATAACATTCGCAGCATGCATATGAGACAGCAAGAAGAAACCGAAAACTGATGGAATCTGTAGACAAGACACCTGTAGGTAAAGATGGATAACATAAAGTGAGTGAATTCACCTTCTCTCTCTCCCCCCCTAAGATCTTTAACTCAGCATATTTGTGATAAAACTACTCATAAATCCAAAAGTTGAAGCACATTGATAAATTAACTACTAATTGAGTAAGTCAATACCAAAATTTCCATCATTGTCCAAACAATTATAAGTTCACAAGAAGTGTTCAAAAGTTCCACAATTGCAAGCATCATCTTAAAACAAGGCATATCTGCTTGGTCCTAATTATCTGATAAAAGATCAGAGCTCAGACGCTCAATTATAGTTTTCCATTACTGGTGGCAAGTGGTACTCCAACCCTTGAAAGCAGAAAAAACTAAGACACAACATTTGAGCTCCACATCCATTTTCCCATAACTCTCTTCAAGGAAGCAAGAGTTAGATCATGCTTTGTTTCCATTTGCTTTCACCTggtttaatttgacataattttatattctttaaacCAACAGAAAGATCAGAAAGGTAAACACGGGTGCACCAAATGAACTTTGGATTTAGGTTTCTATTGGTAGTTCCTAAGGCAAGTTATAACAAATGAAACATTAAGCAAAATATGCcctctcaaattttaaatttacaaaaaaaaaaagagatggaAATGGATTGGACTAATTTGAGGATTTCTCGCACAACACGCTAGATAAGCAGTAATCAATAGTAAAATATAGAGCAGATATTGTATATAAAGAAGGATAAAATCGGTGGATATGCACCTGGAAGTCCAAATCAACGTAGACATTGCAAAAGCGGTGGACATCTTCCCTGTTATTGGTATTAATTTCATTGACAATTTCTTCAGCAGAGTTGCGCAGTGGATCAGGATTTGCATTTTTATAATCTGATGAAGTGACCCATACACCATCCTGCATGAGTTAAAAGCAGCATACTGAAATTAATACAATTGACCATATCACttctaactaaaatataacattctAATAGAAATCGGTAGTCTAAAATTATTACACAAAGCATAGACAACAGAAAAATTCTCGGTATACCTCATTTAAGTCTTCCATTTGAAGTACTCTTTGTACGTCAACAGTATATAGATTGTCTACATCGGCGGATTCTCCAAACCTCTTCTTCCATACTGAATCAAACCACTGATGaagaaatattcaatttaaaattcatataaagtTGATTTATCAGACCCTAATCTAACAGCAGAGAGATGAAAAATGAGCAATCAGATAACTGCTTAGCACAGTGTATGAATAAACACAAGCCCTCTAACCTTAGATCCCTACTTCTGAGATACAAGCGAAGAAGGCAATATTCAATTAAAATCCCAAATCAGAAAGTTGGTTTAGGTTCAGAGAAAATTGAAGATAGACAAAAATGGAAATAAGAGAGAGGAAGGAGTGGACGCTTTAACCGTTTACGGAATACGGATGTAAACATAAACTGCTCCCGACAAACACCATCTTCAATGCTAAAAACCGCTAAACATTTACCTCTAAAATTTATCATTCTATCCGGGATTCATAGGCAAAACACCAACAATATTTGGAACTTGCGCAATACCAAAAATGAGAAAAAAGGAAAACTTGAGgataattttcataacaattgggtATGGgaaaattcaaatatcataaaCTTTAAGAAATTCTAGCAGCCGAATAAAGAATAGAAATTCCTCTCAAGTTATATCCTCAATATAAGTTTCTTTACTTTTCCTATTTATAAACTAGGATTAAAAGTGATTAACAAGTAGAGTTGTGAATCCTACATAAACCAAACACCAACATACACACACATAATGATAAAGCTTCTACAATTGGAGTTGAGTCGAGAAAATTGTTGTAGTCAACTATCCCGGTTTGGTCTGTGTCCAAGATTAGCTTCAAAATACTATCCTAAATTGCCACATAGTGTTGGTAAAACATcatgtataaattataaagtaatatCACTTGAAAAAAAAGAAGCAGCAGCCTTACCCTCAAAATGGTTGCATCAGCTGGTTTGGTAAGACTGCCCTGTATTGTACACTGAGGAGTCCGTAACCCACATTGATCTAACTGATCGAAAGCAAATCATATGAATAAAAATctccaaatataaacatgtaaattatgtcaatatctaaaaaaaaaagacaatttcAACAGTGTCTATGGAGAAGTTTACATAGAGACATATGTATATAAAAGAAATTTACCTGAACATGAAGGGTGGAGCGGTTATCAGGAGAAGGTTGAGGCAAGCACAAAACAGGGGTGCCCTCAGCATCGACAGCAAACCTTACACCAACGCCCAAGGGCCACCCATCTTGAGCTAGAGTGGAAAGGGTCCCCATAGAAGACAATTCCATTATGGTCCTGGAAACCTCGGCGGGAAATGGCTTGTGGCTGGTTTTTGTTGGTGGGACTGAAACAGTGGAGAGCGAGGACCATAATTTGAAGGAGGGTTTGGGTTTTGCTTGAAGGAATTTGGGTTTTGGAGGGAAGGGTGGAAGGGGAAAGTGTGTTGACAAAGACTGAGTTTGGATTTGGAGATTCATTTTCAATTCCCTTTGGATTTTCTTGCTAAGatagatatgatatgatattagaTGCCTTCGCTGTCTTGGGTAGTTTTTGAGTGATAAAACAGGGGATAATATCAGAAATGAGTCTGGAGTTCATTAAATGTTCGCAAAAAGTCGGTCATTTTTCTATCAATTCTTTTTCAATTAagataattagatttttttactaCAATTACAAGGTTTAATGACTTGTTTGGAACAAATTAACCTTCAGTCAcctatatgaaaatttgattaaagcTCGATCGTGACTCTTGGGTGCTTGTATTTTTAACATCTGACCCATGATcaaattattattacatttttgaACAAGGTCAAGCTATAGATTCATAATCACAGCAAGTCTTAACTTAAGAAAATGttgaatatacaaatatattcaagattgtaattttatatttaaataaatctcaaacataaatatttttaaaaaataaaatcaatttaaatacaACAAGTAATAAGTTTAGTATTTGATGTAGcacataaattattaattttggaaTAATAATTCGATACACAAATGattgattgaaaatttttaaatttattactatataaaatcttaatttatttgtaaagttaAAATTATTAGCGTGTGCCAAATAATTATCCTGAATTTTGTAGTGTTTGTATGGAGGTACACATAGGTTGTTGCTCCACAATTTGTAAGGTTTCATAAGGTTCTTTGTGTAGCCTATCAGTTTTTGTTGCTGAATTTGGGGCGGAGGACCCCCTCCTGCTTCCTTGATCTCTGGGTCCTGACCTCCAAGTTGTCAAAGTCGAATGAATATGCTCTTTAAATATCCCTTCCTTGAAGCAGCTGCCCATCTTTCATTTCaccaaaaacaaacaaacaaacaaaccacGATTCAAACAAACACCACAACGAACCAATTAAGATTTTAGTCAAGTGTCCAGATATCAACCTGTGTAACTAGAACATACAGAGGCAAGGTGATGTAGCTGCACAGAACTTGAACGATTACGCTGCAACAACCAAtgaaataaaattgataaaaaaaacacCCCCAAAATTGTAAAACAAGCAAATGATGGAATTTAGATCGCATGATAAATATAGTACTAGTTGTTTGATTTGATTACCTACCCCATTATAAGTCTAGTGATAATATAGCCCAGTTTTTCCATGATGCATGAATGGAATCCATATGTGCACTTCACAAAACAAAACTTGGTTTCAGTGAA
The genomic region above belongs to Gossypium hirsutum isolate 1008001.06 chromosome D05, Gossypium_hirsutum_v2.1, whole genome shotgun sequence and contains:
- the LOC107906351 gene encoding glutamyl-tRNA reductase-binding protein, chloroplastic isoform X1; this translates as MNLQIQTQSLSTHFPLPPFPPKPKFLQAKPKPSFKLWSSLSTVSVPPTKTSHKPFPAEVSRTIMELSSMGTLSTLAQDGWPLGVGVRFAVDAEGTPVLCLPQPSPDNRSTLHVQLDQCGLRTPQCTIQGSLTKPADATILRWFDSVWKKRFGESADVDNLYTVDVQRVLQMEDLNEDGVWVTSSDYKNANPDPLRNSAEEIVNEINTNNREDVHRFCNVYVDLDFQVSEAKMIWVDCLGFDLRIYSPQKGVFDVRIPFPREVTDEKGAKSSFNGMSQLAWEVEKNFHAPDFEKVKQLKKIVYSGGR
- the LOC107906351 gene encoding glutamyl-tRNA reductase-binding protein, chloroplastic isoform X2, with the translated sequence MNLQIQTQSLSTHFPLPPFPPKPKFLQAKPKPSFKLWSSLSTVSVPPTKTSHKPFPAEVSRTIMELSSMGTLSTLAQDGWPLGVGVRFAVDAEGTPVLCLPQPSPDNRSTLHVQLDQCGLRTPQCTIQGSLTKPADATILRWFDSVWKKRFGESADVDNLYTVDVQRVLQMEDLNEDGVWVTSSDYKNANPDPLRNSAEEIVNEINTNNREDVHRFCNVYVDLDFQVKANGNKA
- the LOC107902749 gene encoding exocyst complex component EXO70A1; the protein is MAEVQSFDNLLACRNLLKASVDNSTALALALDKTGPRIAELDQKLTFLEMAIRPGGSKNCTFAAVRDHISLALGPSAAVLKILDSIRELEKSLLSDSLPHSDIFSYISTIKQFEDAIKFLTANCNLAIQWLEGVIQFLEGNSVADDRYISKVKRSVAILEELQATGEQAGRNGELLSGAFAKLEISFKQILTESNAPLGFTNSSSPWTAEQAYNAALPLPGPILRKLQAIVEKLNTGNRTNSCISVFIEVRSLNAKNSLRALDLDYLENAVEEYDDVQDMEGCIHEWSKHMEFIVKCVLESEHMLCKEVFGSLASGAWTGCFAKIAVESGILLFLRFGMSIAESKKSPTKLLHLLNIFSVLETLRMDFNKLFGGESCNEIKTMTRDLVTKVVNGASEIFWELPLQVELERRSSPPSDGGVPRLVSFVTDYCNRLLDDNYRPILTQVLRIHQGWKYEKYEEGLVTNQIYSIVREIAVNLDAWSKAYERKALSYIFMMNNHCHFTSLKGTKLGNLMGDSWLNAHGNYKEYYSALYLRETWGKILASLTLDNPDSSPKMRLMAFNEAFDDLYKKQLNWVVIDESLTNKMHKLVVQALVPAYTSYLQKYRVVVEHRSDVFYTVQSLETMLNTLFKAKQVKYTSSTIGSHLTGEQRNAVIDQLRLTLTAM